A region of the Gouania willdenowi chromosome 1, fGouWil2.1, whole genome shotgun sequence genome:
CATCGAAACATTTAAATAACTCATTGCTGACCAACAAGCCAGTTTTTTTAAGTCTACTTCACTGGGACAAATGGTGAAGAAAATGGCTGCAATTAAAAAGACCATTTGAggctttgacattttttttaattgatgtttcacatacattttaattaaaagttaGAACTACTTTAATTTATAAAAACACTCATCTGCAAAGACAGATCGCAATGTTTAAAAAGGTTGAGTGCAATTCAGACTCACCTGTCCTCATTCTGACACGGCGGATGTACTTCTCTCCCAGAAAGTTCCTGATCTCCACCAGATTTCCAGACTCCTGAATGACGACATTGATGGGGAAATGGGCGTACACTGACCTCATTTTGTACCGGAAGCCCTGCAGTTGGACACAAGTGGGGATTCATTTAACATTCACTGAAACATTTACTCAGACACAAAGAGCACCATCGCCATCTTTAAACCAAACACAAAGCAACTTCAGCTACCATGTTCGCTGTAAGTGAGCCTTGCCATCATCAGTTTAGCTGTGAATAGCTTGTTGTCAGCATCCTAAAAAAAACTCATCTATGGATGTGTTGAGCCTACCAAAGTGACTCCCTTTATCATGTTCTGGACGTGGCTGCAGATGGTGCGGACAGTGGCCAGCTCCTTCCTGTTACCCCACCATTTATCCACACGAAGCTGTGGAGAGCAACATAGTTGAAGGTTTAACTTGTGCACAATACCATATTCAAAACACAATGTCTAAAATGATTTATCTATTCAAAGTAATGATAATTAACTATTATACAAGTTGGCATTTATAGTGCAAATAAAGCAGATATCGACCTTGACCTTGGAATATGAGACATTCTAAGGCGGCAGTGGCCATCAGTACATTTAAGTGTCAATAGACCGGCAGTCTATCCATAAGCAGCGCccgtcattggccagtttaggttacgTGACACGTGCACCacatgacttaaagttccgtcagttttattttagttacctcaatttttaaatgtatgtatttttataggtggaatttgccatgttaaaaataaataaatatatgtcaACAGAGGGATTCGAACCCGTggcagcagaaggaagaatccttgagtcaggcgcctcagaccactcggccatcctgacacggtgataaaacaggcacattacgcttacgTAGAAAAGGGATCTACGGATAGACTGCCGGTATATAGATACAAATTACGTAGTAGGAGATACTTCCTCTGAAGAACGACAACTTCAGTTTAGAGGACTGAACATGTTGATGTAAGCCTACATTAGGGACATGCTTAGAGCGTACCCGCATACAACGCTAAGGTAATTTACCTTCTTCTGTTTCTTGCCCAACAGGCTGAGCTCCAGGTTGATGTGGTTGAACTCCCTGGTGAGCTTGCCACGGGGCCCTTTGACAATCACCGTTCGGCCCTTCAGCCTCACCTCGACTGCAGACATCACAACAAAGCAACGGCAGTGTTAGTCTTAAAACAATGGGCGACTGGtcctttaaagctgctgctcCCCGCCTGTGGAATGCCCTCCATGACCACCTCAGGACCCCACAAACAGTGGACacttaaaagacttaaaaatcACCTTTTTACATTagcttattttaacagttattgccttttttttttttttttttttttttacatcaaatgCTTGTTTTAGTCCTGtggcactttgagatttggtgtCAAACGTTAAGTGCAttacaaacaaaattattatatgtGGTCTGACATGATTACCATTAATAGTTTGCATGCTTGAACATTAATGGCCgaaataaatcattaaatcaGAAACACAAAAGTAGCAGGCAAAATAGTACCCCTGTGAAACAATTCTACGATTATTTCCAACCACAGAAGAATACGCTACTGTTATTTATCTCTTTTAACAACAAATACAGAGGCTTCGGAATCAAAATTTGGGTACGATTGATATAAATATTAACAAAGACCCGTGGCATAGGCAATCGATACAGCAGTATTAaaccatcaaaaaaaaaaaaaaaagactttaaaaaagCAAGTGGTTTTAGAATGAAGTGTATGTTACATTAATAGTGAAATTAACAACTCCATTAGTGTACTGTTTCACAAACTCATTAAAACTAAGCTGAAATTCAAATAATTCACATGTGGAACTGATCaatgtcatttttactctttACTATTAATCTTGCTGATTATTCCCTGTGTAACTGTATTTTATTCTTCAGGCTAAGTTTAGCACATCTACAATATCATctagtcttaatgttttccagAGTAACAATGAAGACTGTCcttgtcatttatttgcataTAGCCTGAGTAGAAAAGGATACGAAAAAAATCAGACATATTTTTAGTTctaaacagcttaaaatcaccTAAACATCATTAAATAAAAGTCCTGTATGTAGTGTCTCACCATTGTCGGGGAGGTCGACAGTTTGACTGCTGAGAATGGTCTTCattctgtaaaataaacaatattatattaaaaCCATGTACACAGATGAATTCACCACAGCAGTGCGTTGTCTACCAACAGCTCTGAATGAGGTTCAGTGGTTGTATGAAAGCAGGACAACGCTGAGAGCTTCGGAGAGTAACGTGTAGCAGAATGTAAATACAGGCTAATATGATTTAGCTACAGGACAGCTAACCAGTGTTAGCAacatgaccaatctgagctggAAGTACCACTACAGCGCTCATAATTGTACTTCAGTCACATTAATAAGTAGAAAGTCGTACAGAGTGTAATATAACACTTTCGTTGGTAAACCAGCTGTGAACACGTTCACTAAAATGCAGGCCCAAGTCTGAGCACCGACCAGTTTGTGCTAATATATGCCGTCATATCTTCTCTAAAACCCAACTCATGTACCAAATACAGCCAACAATGTGTAAAACAACATGCATCACATCTGCCGGTTAATTTCTAACTTCTCAGAAGGTTCTTTATACACGGATGGAGTTAGATTTAATCACGACGTAAGAGTGTTTGCTATCCTTACCTCGCCGGTAGCAGAGGAAAGGAGGAAGGAAGGACGTCACCGCGCTGTTGTAGCTTACGTAACGTCAGTACGTAAAAGCGTCAGACATCACAAGTCAAACATAGAGAACATCGATGCCTGTCTTAGAAATTGGTTCAACGTGGGAAAGTAGTGACGACTTTTAGTGTAAATAAGAAGTAATAAAGAATACCAGACGTTTGGTGTAATTATGCTGAGTTCCAGCATCTCAAACATATGACAATCACGAGATAGAACGTCTACCGATCAATCGTAAAAAATATCTTTGATTCAGTATCagcaaatatttgtgtttttgcattatCACTTACCGTCAATTTTAcgttttatttctgtttcattgAATGCTTTAAAATCATTAGAATATAAGATATAATCGTGCCGAGCTAAACTGCTGCTCTTCATCCAAATACTTATCTTCTAATATTTGAATTTTGTATGTTCTGTTAAACTTAAATCTATTACACTGTTCCATTACTTGAAAACTTAACACTTGTAACTATGGTGTATTTCCTAAACACTAAAATTCCCGCCGCAACTTGCTAGAGTTAAtgctttagtttagttttaaaagCTAATGtctaaatagaataaaattcaGACTTTTATCGTTATTAGTACTGAGTTGATGTGTAATTATGTCCTACGCTGATGTTTGTACATGAACGCAGCAGCAGACCAAAGCAGtcgcttttttttaatgacagctAAAGTCATGGCGTTGCTAAAACAGAGCCTCTGTGTTACTGGTCGTTTCTCTGCCAGTCATCTGTGGCTGAGCCCCAGAGCTGCTCCACTTGTAAGTAACTTTAACTAAAGCCTAACCGACTGTCTGTCACTGACGGCTCCAGGGACAGACGGTCGGTGTATTGTAAACCTTCCCCTAATGCGTGTTTGTGAAACTTTGGCTTTTGCTAGCGTGTGTGAATAAACTGAAATCCTGTGTCCAGGTCTGCACCGGTACTCTTAGCTCTGCGGTCAAATCCTCCCCGGATCAGACCGAGAGGAGGAAGGAGCTCCAGAGCCACGATGGCCCCGACCTGCAGGACTTCATCTCTGGGGAGCTGTCAGAGAAGAGCCGGTGGGCCGAGTACAGAGGAGACCTGAAGAGGCAGAAAGGGCAGAGGTGGGTCTGGGCCTCGAACCATGGTTTCTTGGTTTAGCACAAAACAGGCTATTGTTGGTGTTCTCTGATCACATgagatctgatctgatctgatcacaCGTGATTCAACAACATGTAACATGGAATCACTGTAGCTTTGACATGCACCTACCAGACTCATGTAGGTTATTGTCCAATAGGAGACTGTATTTGTGAAAGGACTG
Encoded here:
- the rpl9 gene encoding large ribosomal subunit protein uL6 translates to MKTILSSQTVDLPDNVEVRLKGRTVIVKGPRGKLTREFNHINLELSLLGKKQKKLRVDKWWGNRKELATVRTICSHVQNMIKGVTLGFRYKMRSVYAHFPINVVIQESGNLVEIRNFLGEKYIRRVRMRTGVMCALSAAQKDELVLEGNDIELVSNSAALIQQATTVKNKDIRKFLDGIYVSEKGTVVEPEQ